A window of Clostridium sp. 'White wine YQ' contains these coding sequences:
- a CDS encoding flavodoxin family protein yields MKFCVLMASPRLKGNTVELLKPFLAELENNKADVKYICLSEKHILPCKGCYACQNISDKYGCIQQDDVLEIMEEIIACDCIVLATPIYSWYCTAPMKALLDRHYGLNKFYGRAKGSLWEGKKVAIIATHGYDAEYGAGPFETGIKRLCEHSNLEYMGMYSVRDEDNIASFQTVDAKNGARIFARKLLAK; encoded by the coding sequence TTGAAATTTTGTGTCTTGATGGCTAGTCCTAGATTAAAAGGAAATACAGTTGAATTGTTAAAACCATTTTTAGCTGAACTTGAAAATAATAAGGCTGATGTTAAATACATCTGCTTGTCAGAAAAACATATTTTGCCTTGCAAAGGGTGCTATGCCTGTCAGAATATAAGTGATAAATATGGTTGCATACAACAAGATGATGTATTGGAAATTATGGAAGAAATAATTGCCTGTGATTGTATCGTTTTGGCTACACCTATATATTCATGGTATTGCACAGCACCTATGAAGGCTTTGCTTGATAGGCATTATGGACTTAATAAGTTCTACGGTAGAGCTAAAGGTTCTTTATGGGAAGGTAAAAAGGTGGCAATAATAGCTACACATGGATATGATGCAGAATATGGTGCAGGTCCTTTTGAAACTGGCATAAAGAGATTATGTGAACATTCAAATTTAGAATATATGGGGATGTATTCTGTCCGAGATGAGGACAACATAGCATCATTTCAAACAGTGGATGCAAAGAATGGTGCAAGAATATTTGCAAGGAAGTTGCTCGCAAAATGA
- a CDS encoding alpha/beta fold hydrolase encodes MITKDKNIECGYVTTEGDNLYYEVRGNGKTLLLIPAGEGKYYSGLADILSNEYKVITYDRRANGRSTINDPQNFEIGQQSRDAVAILHAVGEESSFVFGNSAGAVIALDMAKTYPGSVLAVIAHEAPMARMHPEAPKWQRFFARVYLTAFRFGSTVASLRFMFGAQVPVIKMIKASKKAEEYIRKYNSPTDEHHKSSNNEADIPMKLELLQVTNYMPDVERLKKSGVKVFMAVGEWSLNKKTWYAISNKVLAEKLECELVTFPGHHGSLADMPDEWALTLRNILHKVEY; translated from the coding sequence ATGATTACAAAAGATAAAAATATAGAGTGCGGATATGTAACAACTGAAGGTGATAACTTATACTACGAAGTACGTGGTAATGGTAAAACTCTATTGTTGATTCCTGCTGGTGAGGGAAAATACTATTCAGGTCTTGCAGATATACTTAGCAATGAGTATAAAGTTATAACTTATGATCGTCGTGCAAATGGACGAAGTACGATAAATGACCCTCAGAATTTTGAGATTGGCCAGCAAAGTCGTGATGCTGTAGCTATTTTACACGCAGTAGGTGAGGAATCAAGTTTTGTATTTGGTAATAGTGCAGGTGCAGTAATTGCACTGGATATGGCAAAGACATATCCAGGTTCTGTTCTTGCTGTGATAGCCCACGAAGCACCAATGGCAAGGATGCATCCAGAAGCTCCAAAATGGCAACGATTTTTTGCTAGGGTATATTTAACAGCATTTCGCTTTGGGTCAACAGTTGCATCACTTAGGTTTATGTTTGGTGCTCAGGTTCCTGTAATAAAGATGATTAAGGCATCAAAAAAGGCAGAAGAATATATAAGAAAATACAACAGTCCAACAGATGAACATCATAAAAGTTCAAATAATGAAGCAGATATCCCAATGAAGCTTGAATTGCTCCAAGTTACTAACTATATGCCAGATGTTGAAAGACTTAAGAAGAGTGGTGTCAAGGTATTTATGGCAGTTGGAGAATGGTCTTTAAATAAGAAGACATGGTATGCAATAAGTAATAAAGTTTTAGCAGAGAAATTAGAGTGTGAGCTGGTGACCTTTCCAGGACATCATGGTTCCTTAGCGGATATGCCTGATGAATGGGCTTTAACGCTAAGGAATATATTACACAAGGTAGAATACTAA
- a CDS encoding SDR family oxidoreductase, translating into MRVFVTGATGYIGSEVVRELINAGHKVIGLTRSDNGALKLKEAGAEVHLGSLDDLDSLRSGAAIADGVIHLAFKHDFSDFAGSLATDLKAIEAIGEVLEGTGKPFLTTAHANGTASDNATLALAKRGVRASVVSLSTSVHGDGDKGFVPRLINIAREKGFSAYIGDGSNRWPAVHRKDAARLFRLALETAPAGSKLDGVGDEGIPFRDIANVIGRHLNLPVVSIKREEAEAHFGFLGPIAAFDMPRSSAQTQELLNWRPVHTTLIEDLEQGDYFKK; encoded by the coding sequence ATGCGTGTTTTTGTAACAGGAGCAACAGGATATATTGGTTCTGAGGTTGTACGTGAACTTATTAATGCTGGACATAAAGTTATTGGGTTAACACGTTCAGACAATGGTGCATTAAAATTAAAGGAAGCTGGAGCCGAAGTGCATCTAGGTTCACTTGATGATCTAGATAGCCTTCGAAGTGGAGCTGCAATTGCAGATGGAGTTATTCATCTAGCATTTAAGCACGATTTCTCTGATTTTGCTGGTTCACTTGCTACAGATTTAAAAGCAATCGAGGCTATAGGGGAAGTACTTGAGGGTACTGGCAAGCCATTTTTGACTACAGCTCATGCAAATGGTACAGCATCAGACAATGCTACTTTGGCACTTGCAAAACGTGGCGTGAGGGCATCAGTGGTGTCGCTCTCAACATCAGTACATGGGGATGGTGATAAGGGATTTGTTCCAAGATTAATCAATATTGCCCGTGAAAAAGGTTTCTCTGCATACATTGGTGACGGTTCCAACCGCTGGCCAGCAGTACATCGTAAAGATGCGGCAAGACTTTTTCGTTTAGCATTAGAAACTGCTCCGGCAGGGTCGAAGTTGGATGGGGTTGGAGATGAGGGGATACCGTTCCGTGATATTGCAAATGTAATAGGTCGTCATCTGAACTTACCAGTAGTCAGTATTAAACGCGAGGAGGCAGAGGCTCACTTTGGTTTCCTAGGTCCTATTGCAGCTTTTGACATGCCAAGGTCAAGTGCACAGACTCAAGAACTTTTGAACTGGAGGCCAGTGCATACTACCCTGATTGAGGATCTCGAACAAGGGGACTATTTTAAAAAATGA
- a CDS encoding TIM-barrel domain-containing protein gives MKVPQGATSLTGIDITKPDGTKIWTYTSLPSEKVWLPTISEKTMAWAIADNPRMVPAEWGYNLAPTETVNNGWDLNNNAPDMYVFLPNGDGKQLRKDFLDLTGHTDMVPLSALGYWDSRWYKYTEDSALKQIDDYRAHDIPLDNLVIDTDWRVNGSTGYDIATDCFPDMTKFLSEAHDKNVSVMFNDHPEPVAGALDTKEVTFRNNGLRSLLDKGLDTWWYDRNWSVALTPPTGLVKETWGMYMYNGITADVNKNKRSMIMANVDGIDNGYRNTAPSIASHRYPIQWTGDIQPDFASLQREVDNAVYSGMYAAYPYISADLGGHTSNPTPEGYIRWLQYGALSPITRPHCTLNLTRMPWTFGETAENITRDFVKMRYRLLPLFYSLARESYDTGMPMLRRCDFYYPGYKEASSNTQYLLGDGILVAPVLDETSGYNVVPSDWLKTSDGSMGLKGEYYANSDLSGSPVLTRTDSSVNFNWGTNSPASGVPADNFSARWTGNITVGDQDAILATTIDDGVRMYIDDKLVIDAWGPHDSSTLDANVSLAKGTTHSIKIEYNEGSRNALISLKWRAATPSMNATRTLWIPEGNWIDAWSGNIITGPQTITANVPIDKMPMYIKAGTMVPLAPEMSYTGEKPWDPVTLDLYPSVVNEAKGQLYEDDTKSNDYKDGAFRTTEMNAKVDNATKKITVNIDPAQGTFNGAISERSWVVRLHKTAEWKNPIPKSVTVDGVNTEFSIKTKDENAMPFVNNGGSRDGDIVEVVVPKAAVSDKRVIEVTYSVEANNADKSSLVSVLSEADKILQSASEEDYTKDSWEALMNTRNTAISVNNSADPSQIEVDAATKALKTAIDKLTLVNPKIEVNDFKGKLFKEAVNLTEEGKIAWAQYGLGSATGFNHKNGNDQISELKVIGNAGLEQVLDSRITMSWNDGAPVKKADGVINSSFIRNPGNASEFTVDLTSHETQRLKVYTTTWKAKGKLEVFKEDENGLKIPIEYVNKDGVTQPAVAYYDSPAGNEYNMWTLDLNPDSSKVGKQRLYIRYTTDSTYVYGGNTSIQGATLAAVDPTQKDYITGHGEAFTGKVNLSQEGTTSWAHYGLNDANSYNYKSGAQLIGDLISSAGKNRLGDSQINMSWNDGAPVQSADNATQAVYVWGANKGSEIKVKVDKPSRLKVYTTTWRNDGKFEVISEDGKSKPVIEYFSSPNGNGYTCWTVDFIPGSGFKAQTVTVRYTNDMEGGNTSIQGATLSPLKNLLEKIQPVPDIEIESGTSMEEALLTLSKTTTITDNWGQVYEVPLNWSIEDFDSSKAGQLTATGTFTLPEDVEQPDTPIDLKVTSKVTVKYVPPLDKITLTADKFILKPGDTAKLSVSGVLTDGSQTDLSHSTIIYRSDNKLIASVDNNGVVSGIGEGKTNITVSVTLRGVTKTDTISVMVDKTPPAYNFTLNGEVINKTAVFDDNLPLTFSIWDNLSGIDSAQLVIGDKTYTIDPKTQTKLTLDFIGKPGSYTAVITAKDNAGNTLEDNFSFRVTTSITSMRSLICNYIKTDELCGPIIVQLNNSLNQAQHQLDKGRKDNAIKQMQDFKKHLNNDVWAINVGKNAKTVLNADADAIIKIWSGKSE, from the coding sequence GTGAAAGTACCACAGGGAGCAACGTCTCTAACTGGTATTGACATCACAAAACCAGATGGAACTAAGATTTGGACCTACACCTCACTGCCAAGTGAAAAGGTTTGGCTACCCACAATAAGCGAAAAAACCATGGCTTGGGCAATTGCCGACAACCCTAGAATGGTACCAGCAGAATGGGGCTATAATCTAGCTCCAACTGAAACCGTTAACAATGGCTGGGATTTGAACAACAATGCTCCTGATATGTATGTATTTTTGCCCAATGGAGATGGCAAACAGCTTCGAAAAGATTTTTTAGACCTTACAGGACATACAGATATGGTACCACTCAGTGCTTTAGGATACTGGGACAGTCGTTGGTACAAATATACTGAGGACTCAGCACTAAAGCAAATAGATGACTACAGGGCACATGACATTCCACTTGATAATCTGGTTATTGATACTGATTGGCGTGTAAATGGTTCAACTGGGTATGATATAGCCACTGATTGCTTTCCAGATATGACTAAGTTCTTAAGCGAGGCCCATGACAAGAATGTAAGTGTTATGTTCAATGACCATCCAGAACCTGTGGCAGGCGCATTGGATACCAAGGAAGTTACTTTCCGAAACAATGGACTCAGAAGCTTACTTGATAAAGGACTAGATACCTGGTGGTATGACAGGAACTGGAGTGTTGCATTAACTCCACCAACTGGTCTTGTGAAAGAGACCTGGGGAATGTATATGTATAATGGGATTACCGCGGACGTTAATAAAAACAAACGTTCCATGATTATGGCTAATGTAGATGGAATAGACAATGGATACCGCAACACCGCTCCATCAATTGCATCACACCGTTACCCAATTCAGTGGACTGGTGATATCCAACCTGACTTTGCATCCTTGCAGCGAGAGGTTGATAATGCAGTTTATAGTGGTATGTATGCAGCCTATCCATACATCAGTGCTGATTTAGGTGGACATACATCAAACCCTACCCCTGAAGGATATATAAGATGGCTTCAATATGGTGCTCTTTCTCCTATAACAAGGCCTCACTGTACGTTAAATTTAACAAGAATGCCCTGGACTTTTGGAGAAACTGCAGAGAATATAACACGAGATTTTGTTAAAATGAGATACCGCTTACTCCCACTTTTCTATTCACTAGCAAGAGAAAGCTATGATACAGGAATGCCTATGCTAAGACGCTGCGATTTTTATTACCCTGGTTACAAAGAAGCAAGTAGCAATACTCAATACCTTTTAGGAGATGGAATACTTGTAGCACCTGTATTGGACGAAACCAGCGGTTATAATGTTGTTCCATCTGACTGGCTAAAAACAAGCGATGGTTCAATGGGCCTTAAGGGTGAATATTATGCAAATAGTGATTTATCAGGCAGCCCGGTTTTGACCAGAACTGACAGTTCAGTGAATTTTAATTGGGGAACCAACAGCCCTGCAAGTGGAGTACCAGCAGATAACTTTAGCGCTAGATGGACAGGAAATATTACCGTAGGAGACCAGGATGCAATTTTGGCTACCACTATTGATGATGGAGTCCGTATGTATATAGATGACAAGCTTGTGATAGACGCATGGGGACCTCATGATTCATCAACACTTGATGCAAATGTCTCATTAGCTAAAGGTACAACCCATTCTATCAAGATAGAATATAATGAAGGTTCCAGAAATGCGCTAATTAGTCTAAAATGGAGAGCTGCGACCCCAAGCATGAACGCTACCAGAACCTTATGGATTCCGGAAGGGAACTGGATTGATGCCTGGAGCGGAAACATAATAACAGGCCCTCAGACTATCACTGCTAATGTTCCAATTGATAAAATGCCAATGTATATCAAAGCTGGAACCATGGTACCACTTGCTCCGGAAATGTCATATACCGGAGAAAAACCATGGGATCCTGTTACTTTAGACTTATATCCAAGTGTTGTTAATGAGGCAAAAGGACAGCTATATGAGGACGACACAAAGAGTAATGACTATAAAGATGGAGCTTTTAGAACTACTGAAATGAACGCCAAAGTAGACAATGCTACTAAGAAAATCACTGTAAATATAGACCCTGCTCAGGGAACCTTTAATGGAGCCATAAGTGAACGTTCATGGGTAGTAAGACTGCATAAAACTGCGGAATGGAAAAATCCTATTCCAAAATCCGTTACTGTAGATGGTGTAAATACTGAATTTTCAATTAAAACCAAAGATGAAAATGCAATGCCTTTCGTAAACAATGGCGGTTCACGTGATGGTGATATTGTTGAGGTGGTAGTGCCCAAGGCAGCAGTATCAGATAAAAGAGTAATAGAAGTAACCTACTCTGTAGAAGCAAATAACGCTGATAAATCCAGCTTAGTATCAGTACTAAGCGAAGCAGATAAAATATTACAATCAGCTTCTGAGGAAGATTATACAAAAGATTCTTGGGAAGCATTAATGAACACTCGTAATACAGCAATATCAGTGAATAATAGTGCTGACCCTTCACAGATAGAGGTAGATGCAGCAACAAAGGCATTAAAAACAGCTATAGATAAGCTTACCCTTGTAAATCCTAAAATCGAGGTTAATGATTTTAAAGGAAAATTATTTAAAGAAGCTGTTAACCTAACTGAAGAAGGAAAAATTGCATGGGCTCAATATGGCCTAGGAAGTGCAACTGGTTTCAATCATAAAAACGGAAATGACCAGATTAGTGAGCTAAAAGTCATTGGAAACGCAGGCCTTGAACAGGTGTTGGATTCAAGAATCACCATGTCATGGAATGATGGCGCTCCAGTGAAAAAGGCTGACGGAGTAATAAATTCATCCTTTATCCGCAATCCTGGTAATGCTTCAGAGTTTACGGTAGATCTTACATCTCATGAAACACAGAGATTGAAGGTTTATACCACTACTTGGAAAGCAAAAGGTAAGCTTGAGGTATTCAAAGAGGATGAAAACGGCTTGAAGATACCTATTGAGTACGTTAATAAGGATGGAGTCACACAACCTGCAGTTGCATATTATGACTCCCCTGCTGGTAACGAATATAATATGTGGACATTGGATTTAAATCCGGATAGCAGTAAGGTCGGTAAACAGAGATTATACATTCGGTATACTACTGATAGCACCTATGTATATGGCGGAAACACGTCTATACAGGGAGCAACTCTTGCAGCAGTGGACCCTACTCAAAAAGATTATATTACAGGCCATGGAGAAGCCTTTACTGGAAAAGTTAACTTATCTCAGGAAGGTACAACCTCTTGGGCCCATTATGGTCTGAATGATGCAAATTCCTACAATTATAAGAGCGGAGCTCAGCTTATAGGAGATCTTATCAGCTCTGCAGGTAAGAATCGTTTGGGGGATTCACAGATAAATATGTCCTGGAACGATGGCGCCCCTGTTCAGAGCGCTGATAATGCGACTCAAGCAGTATATGTATGGGGTGCAAACAAAGGATCTGAAATCAAGGTGAAAGTTGACAAGCCAAGCAGATTAAAAGTTTATACAACCACCTGGAGAAATGACGGAAAATTTGAGGTTATTTCTGAAGATGGCAAATCAAAACCTGTTATTGAATATTTCAGTTCTCCAAATGGCAACGGCTATACTTGCTGGACTGTAGATTTCATACCTGGCAGTGGGTTTAAAGCTCAAACTGTAACAGTAAGATATACAAATGACATGGAAGGAGGAAATACTTCTATTCAAGGAGCTACCCTATCACCGTTAAAAAATCTCCTTGAAAAAATACAGCCAGTTCCTGATATAGAAATAGAAAGCGGTACTAGTATGGAAGAAGCCCTTTTAACCCTTTCTAAAACCACTACTATTACTGACAATTGGGGGCAGGTTTATGAAGTTCCTCTAAACTGGAGCATAGAAGACTTTGACAGCAGCAAGGCTGGTCAGTTGACTGCAACAGGCACCTTCACTCTACCAGAAGATGTAGAACAGCCTGATACTCCAATTGATTTAAAGGTAACTTCAAAAGTCACTGTAAAATATGTGCCACCACTAGATAAGATCACTCTCACTGCTGATAAATTTATTTTAAAGCCTGGAGACACAGCAAAATTGTCAGTAAGTGGAGTTTTAACTGATGGCAGTCAAACAGACTTAAGCCACAGCACAATAATATACCGCAGTGATAATAAATTGATAGCATCAGTTGATAATAATGGAGTTGTTTCAGGAATAGGAGAAGGAAAAACAAACATTACGGTATCTGTAACTTTGCGTGGGGTAACCAAAACAGACACCATCAGCGTTATGGTGGATAAAACTCCTCCAGCATACAACTTTACCTTAAATGGAGAAGTAATAAATAAAACTGCAGTGTTTGATGATAATCTTCCACTGACCTTTAGCATTTGGGATAATCTCTCAGGTATTGATTCAGCACAACTTGTCATTGGAGATAAGACCTATACTATTGATCCTAAAACTCAGACCAAATTAACACTAGACTTCATTGGAAAACCAGGAAGCTATACAGCTGTTATAACGGCTAAAGACAATGCTGGCAACACTCTTGAGGATAACTTCTCATTTAGAGTGACAACAAGTATAACTTCTATGAGAAGTCTCATATGTAACTATATTAAAACAGATGAACTCTGTGGACCAATAATAGTTCAACTTAACAACAGTCTTAACCAAGCGCAGCATCAGCTTGATAAGGGAAGGAAAGACAATGCTATAAAACAAATGCAGGACTTCAAAAAACACCTTAACAACGATGTTTGGGCTATAAACGTAGGGAAAAATGCTAAAACAGTCTTAAATGCTGATGCAGATGCAATTATTAAAATCTGGTCAGGTAAAAGTGAATAG
- a CDS encoding TetR/AcrR family transcriptional regulator: protein MVNQEDPRVLRTRQLIRDAFSILLQKKGFDAITIKDIAERASINRATFYAHYEDKYALLEEITEQAFYKMIPEEVMSAQEFTDEICNKLILLTHNYIVTFYKICGWNSKSIATLVDNKIKNMLEQTIGDIFSKGNTFSIKDNLNIKIISAMTCSAIYSATYSWFISGENNQINLLVDIVRPYVMKGLDLYRTSNV from the coding sequence ATGGTAAATCAAGAAGATCCAAGAGTTTTACGCACACGACAATTAATAAGGGACGCCTTCAGCATTTTATTACAGAAAAAAGGATTTGATGCAATTACTATAAAAGATATTGCAGAGAGAGCTTCTATTAACCGTGCTACCTTTTATGCACATTATGAAGATAAATATGCTTTGTTAGAAGAAATTACAGAACAAGCTTTTTATAAGATGATTCCTGAAGAAGTTATGTCTGCTCAGGAATTTACAGATGAAATATGTAACAAATTAATCTTATTAACACACAATTACATTGTAACTTTTTATAAGATATGCGGATGGAATTCCAAATCCATCGCTACGCTTGTTGACAATAAGATAAAAAATATGCTTGAGCAAACTATAGGAGATATATTTTCGAAAGGAAATACTTTCAGTATAAAAGACAACCTAAATATAAAAATCATTTCAGCCATGACATGTTCAGCTATCTATAGTGCTACTTATTCTTGGTTTATATCTGGTGAAAATAATCAAATCAATTTACTTGTAGATATTGTCCGTCCCTATGTAATGAAAGGTCTGGATTTATATCGCACTAGTAATGTATAA
- a CDS encoding MGMT family protein, giving the protein MKKIMNEQLIYEILSVVEEIPEGKVATYGQIARLIGKDKNARLVGKVLSQAEFYGRYPCHRVVNHAGRLVPGWQEQRFLLLEEGVSFKDENHVDMKENKWDC; this is encoded by the coding sequence ATGAAAAAGATTATGAATGAACAATTAATTTATGAAATACTTTCCGTTGTGGAAGAAATCCCAGAAGGGAAAGTAGCTACATATGGACAAATTGCCAGACTTATTGGAAAAGATAAAAATGCACGACTTGTGGGGAAGGTTCTTAGCCAGGCAGAATTTTATGGGAGATATCCATGTCATCGTGTGGTAAATCATGCCGGAAGGTTAGTTCCAGGGTGGCAGGAACAGCGATTTCTGCTATTAGAAGAAGGTGTATCATTTAAAGATGAGAATCATGTTGATATGAAGGAAAATAAGTGGGATTGTTAG
- a CDS encoding EFR1 family ferrodoxin (N-terminal region resembles flavodoxins. C-terminal ferrodoxin region binds two 4Fe-4S clusters.), whose protein sequence is MSKNIIFYFSGTGNSLKVAKDIAATIEDCELISMGKSHKLSGTYERIGFVYPVYGGGLPGAVERFVKALDLAENKSSFIFAVCTSGSGSAGGLTNISKTIDGKGGKLSYGETVRCFSNYVGLYPMGSNADTKAKAQAQATKQVIKDIQSLSVKPPSKNNPMILLHGPFIKWLAKRDKAFNVSEACNSCATCSKVCPVENIKMQDGKPIFLHHCEQCVACVQWCPKQAINIKNKTQNRGRYHHPDITLADMINKKL, encoded by the coding sequence ATGTCAAAGAATATCATATTCTATTTTTCCGGTACTGGTAACAGTCTAAAAGTGGCAAAAGATATTGCTGCTACAATTGAAGACTGTGAGTTAATTTCAATGGGGAAATCGCACAAGTTAAGCGGTACATATGAGCGAATTGGCTTTGTGTATCCTGTTTATGGTGGAGGTTTGCCGGGGGCAGTTGAGAGGTTTGTAAAAGCACTTGACCTTGCAGAAAATAAAAGCAGCTTTATTTTTGCTGTTTGTACAAGCGGAAGCGGGAGTGCCGGCGGTTTGACAAATATCAGCAAAACCATTGATGGCAAGGGTGGAAAACTGAGCTACGGTGAAACAGTTAGGTGCTTTTCTAATTACGTTGGTTTGTACCCCATGGGAAGTAATGCTGATACTAAAGCAAAGGCACAAGCTCAGGCCACAAAGCAAGTTATTAAAGACATTCAAAGTCTATCTGTAAAGCCACCTTCTAAAAATAATCCAATGATACTACTTCATGGGCCTTTCATAAAGTGGCTGGCAAAAAGGGATAAAGCGTTCAATGTAAGCGAAGCTTGTAACAGCTGCGCAACCTGCAGTAAGGTTTGTCCTGTAGAAAATATAAAAATGCAAGACGGCAAGCCAATATTTTTACATCATTGCGAGCAGTGTGTTGCTTGTGTTCAGTGGTGTCCTAAACAAGCTATCAACATTAAGAATAAAACACAAAACCGTGGCCGTTATCATCACCCAGACATAACACTAGCTGATATGATTAACAAAAAATTATAA
- a CDS encoding peptide deformylase — protein MIKPIVKDILFLGQKSEEATKDDIVVVDDLIDTLRANLENCVGLAGNMIGVKKRILVFTVGSFIVPMINPVILKKEKPYETEESCLSLIGFRKAKRYEMIEVEYFDRNFKKQKQVFTGFTAQIIQHEMDHFEGIII, from the coding sequence ATGATAAAACCAATTGTAAAAGATATATTGTTTTTAGGACAAAAATCAGAAGAGGCAACTAAAGATGATATAGTAGTTGTTGATGATTTAATAGATACATTAAGAGCAAACTTAGAAAATTGTGTTGGTTTGGCAGGTAATATGATTGGAGTAAAAAAACGTATATTGGTATTTACAGTAGGGAGCTTTATAGTGCCTATGATAAATCCAGTTATATTAAAGAAAGAAAAGCCTTATGAAACAGAAGAGAGTTGTTTATCTTTAATTGGCTTTAGAAAAGCAAAAAGATATGAAATGATAGAAGTAGAATATTTTGATAGAAATTTTAAAAAGCAAAAGCAAGTGTTTACTGGATTTACAGCACAAATAATTCAACATGAAATGGATCATTTTGAGGGCATCATAATCTAA
- a CDS encoding TetR family transcriptional regulator, which translates to MEKISLDKEIILNAAEEVIRRFGPDKANISDVAKSLKVSHAALYRYYNGKTDLWNAVTERWLSNLHAHSEDILKEDIPADIKLFRLLEDFAEAKRRSSVNDPEMFANYLKLAQSSMNVIEKSIEDGISRIKEIIEQGIKEGIFFEEFPNQAAIAVYHATSAFIHPNSFKAHNRKQNIESVINLLIRGLKNPNK; encoded by the coding sequence TTGGAAAAGATTTCGTTAGATAAAGAAATAATACTCAATGCAGCAGAAGAAGTTATTCGACGTTTCGGACCAGACAAAGCGAATATTTCAGACGTAGCAAAATCATTAAAAGTTAGCCATGCTGCGCTTTATAGATATTATAATGGAAAAACTGACCTTTGGAATGCTGTTACAGAACGATGGCTTTCAAATTTGCATGCTCATTCAGAGGATATTTTAAAAGAAGATATACCTGCAGATATTAAGCTTTTTCGTTTACTTGAGGACTTTGCGGAAGCTAAACGTCGAAGTAGCGTTAATGATCCTGAAATGTTTGCAAATTATCTTAAACTTGCCCAAAGTTCTATGAATGTAATAGAAAAAAGTATTGAAGATGGAATAAGTAGGATTAAAGAGATTATAGAACAAGGAATTAAAGAGGGAATATTTTTTGAAGAGTTTCCCAATCAAGCAGCAATAGCTGTATATCATGCAACCAGCGCTTTTATCCATCCGAACTCATTCAAAGCTCATAATAGAAAGCAAAACATAGAATCTGTTATAAATCTTCTAATAAGAGGACTTAAAAACCCTAATAAATGA
- a CDS encoding ketopantoate reductase family protein yields MNIKQKRILIFGAGVVGSIYALRFAQSGMDVTLLSRGKRLEELKNDGLRYNDNGKIKSMSIKTIEKLEDDDIYDFIFVTVRYDQAESALHTIKNNRSKTIITLTNTMGYDHWLEIVGDRLLPGFPGAGGDMKEGILYAQFGSEKHQGTIFGEINGQITERVKELAQIFEASNLHYEIQENITAFHISHTATAIVIKHFYTNTGMMDIETAKSESTLLNIATELKQNIHMVAQAGIPVIPPETKALGEMSEMDIINMYRKMLSIEFTIDVLLGNHAVSAKEEIMQLDEIFNKKIRDRP; encoded by the coding sequence ATGAATATAAAGCAAAAAAGAATTTTGATATTTGGAGCAGGGGTGGTTGGAAGTATATATGCACTCAGATTTGCTCAGTCTGGAATGGATGTCACACTACTATCGAGAGGAAAGAGGTTAGAGGAATTAAAAAATGATGGATTACGATATAACGACAATGGAAAGATAAAGAGTATGTCTATTAAGACAATCGAAAAATTGGAAGATGATGATATTTATGATTTCATCTTTGTTACTGTACGTTATGATCAGGCTGAATCTGCGCTGCATACAATTAAGAATAATCGTAGTAAAACTATTATCACCTTAACCAATACTATGGGATATGACCACTGGCTTGAAATTGTAGGAGACAGATTGCTTCCTGGATTTCCAGGCGCAGGTGGAGATATGAAGGAGGGTATTCTGTATGCACAATTTGGTTCCGAAAAGCATCAAGGAACTATTTTTGGTGAAATAAATGGACAAATTACCGAAAGAGTGAAAGAACTTGCGCAAATATTTGAAGCTTCAAATTTACATTATGAAATACAAGAAAACATAACAGCATTTCACATTTCCCATACAGCAACTGCTATAGTTATAAAACATTTTTATACCAATACTGGTATGATGGATATAGAAACAGCAAAAAGCGAAAGCACCTTACTAAACATTGCCACAGAGTTAAAACAAAATATACATATGGTAGCCCAAGCTGGAATTCCAGTAATCCCACCAGAAACTAAGGCATTAGGAGAAATGTCAGAAATGGATATTATTAATATGTACAGAAAGATGCTCAGCATAGAGTTTACCATTGATGTTTTGCTTGGAAACCATGCTGTAAGTGCAAAAGAAGAAATAATGCAGTTAGATGAGATATTTAATAAAAAGATACGTGATAGACCATGA